The Nitrospirae bacterium CG2_30_53_67 DNA window AGAAGGTTCTTGTTGATATCCAGATAGACCGAGATCTCGGTGAAAAGTTGTCTCCGTATGGCTTCTCGCTGCTGTCTTCCGTGGATCTTGGTATAGACGTCAAGAACCCTTTCTTTAATACGATCATAGATTGTGAAATAGAGTTTTTGCTGGTCTTGAATTTCTGAAATGGTTTCAACAACGTCGGCGAGGGTTTTGTCCCCGTTCTCGATGCCCTGGATTCCCGCAGAGAGGGCAAGGATCTTCTTCCTGCCGTAATGAGAGAGATATTTGTTCTGTAAGACGGTTAGGATAAAGAGTTCATAAAAGAGATTAGGATAGGTCTCGTCAAAAACCTTTTTATGCCCTAAAAGGCTTCTGAGTTTGTCCGGGGTGAGTTCGATCTCTTCGTTGAAGGCGAGTTGGTTGATGATCATGTAGGTGGCGTCATATCGGTCGAAATGCGTCACGATGTATCCGAAGTTTTCCAAAGGCCAGTCATTCCCCTGCTTTTCTGAGAGCTCGTCGCAGATTCGCACGGTATCCATCAGGATGCCGTCGAAGGTCGGGTCCTGAAACACCGTGGCCTTGTTTTTTGCCCAGAGAAGTTTGACCATGTCATCTTTTGTGATCAGTTTGTCGAGGTTATCCTCCTTGATGAAAAGCCCCTCCAAGATCTCTCTGGTTTCCTGGATGTACTCAGGTTCATCCACCTCCATCAGTTTTTTGTTCTTTAAAAGCTGATCATCCAGGATATTGGGAAGGACGATAGGAATGTTGTTCCGTACGCAGAGGGTTCTCAGCCGGATCAGCCGGGCCTGCTGCGAGTGGCTGATTTCCTGACGGGCCTCTCCTTCGATCAGGACATCCTTGCATTCATCAATAATCCGCTTGTTTTCAGGGTGTTTGTAAATGACATCGATTTTCATCCGTTCCTGATCGTACTGATTGATCCGATAATGTGAGGCCAAGGCATGGATCCTATCCGCATCCTTTTCGGAAATGGATTTGTTCTTGTAGTAGATCTCTTTATACAGGTTATAGAACGCCTCATGGTGTTTGTTGACGATCCGGATCAGAAAGAAAAGATACCGGGGACGGTTCATTTCCGTGAGGATTTCGGAAACGAGTCCCAGGTCATCGCCCCGGCCTACATAGGTTGAGCGTTTGAGGCGTTTCCCTATGCTGCGCAGGATATATTCCTGCTGCCGGCGGAATTCTTTTATTTCTTCGAAATAGACGAAGAAAAAATAATTTGCAAGGGTGTTGCCTTCGAAGAAGATCTTTCCATAGTCGTCAAACCAGTGGCTTCGAGAGATAAATTCAATTCCTTTGCCTTCATCCGAGGCTACGGCGCCGCACATAATCAGCCTGTTTAAAACCTCTTTCCGCATCAGGTCTTCAATGGGCTGCTCCCCTCCGAACATGTACTCACAGAAACTTCCGCCGTTTCCCTTGTGCAGAATTCCATCGCGCGTGAGAATCAGTTCGTTGCCGAGAGAGAAGAATCGGGTGAAAGGCCCCGACTTTGGATCTTTCCCCTCTTCGAAGAAATAGCGATGGCTGATATCGTGACCAGCGATGGTCGTGAAGTATTCGATCTGATCGGATATGGCGCCGTGTAAACGGATGTCTTGAATCATGTGTGTGAAGAAATTTACCCGAATTTACAATAAGTTCCGTATGATTTCATTTTATACAATCCGGCGCTTTCTGTAAAGGGGGAAATTGAAAATCTTAAAACAGGGTGTAACTAGGTTGATTAAACGGTCTCGCCCAGTATGGGTTTTATCTTCACCTTGAGAATGCGGTGCCTTTCCAGTTTATGCGCTGAGATCAAGTATTGTTTGAAGGAGATCGCCTCGGCCTCCTTGGGGATCTTGCCGAAGATATCCAGAAGAAATCCGGCAATCGTTTCATATTCTCCTTTAGGGAACTTGATCCCGCTCTCTTCATAGACCTCGTCGAGTGTCAGCCGTCCGTCCAGGATCATGACGCCGCCGGGGAAACGTTCTACTTTTTTGGTTTCTTGATCGTATTCATCACGAATTTCTCCGGTAATCTCCTCGAGAAGATCCTGCATCGTGACCAGTCCGGCCACGCCCCCGTATTCATCGGCCACGATACTGATCTGCCGTTTTTCCTTTCGGAATTCATCAAGGAGATGATCCACCCGCTTTGTCTCCGGTACAAAAGAGGGTTTGCGAAGGACCTTCTGAGGTTCAAATCCCCCGGGATCAGACCAGTAAGGGATCAGGTCCCGGACAAAAAGAAAACCGACGATATTGTCGATATGATTCCGGTAAACGGGATATCTGGAATGGCCGGATTCTATAATGGTTTTCAGGATCGTTTCGTTTGAGTCGCGAAGGTCGATGGCGGCAATGTCCGTTCTGGGCGCCATCACCTCCTTGACAATGGTCTTGCTGATTTCAAAGATTCCGTGAAGCATCTCCCCTTTTTCTTTCTGAAGGACCCCTTCTTCTTCTCCATGGGTGATGATGGATCGGATTTCTTCCATGGAGATCCGGACGTTCATGGGTTTTACCCGTAAGACCCCCTTCAGAATGAAGCTTGAGATCAACGTGGTCACGCTCACCAGGGGGGCGAGGATCACGGTCAGCCATTGGATCGGGCGTGCGGCCAGAAAAGAAACCTCCTCGGCATGGTGGGCGGAAAAGGTTTTGGGTGTGATCTCGGATACAATCAAAAGGAAAAAGGTAATGATGAGCGTAGCGGCCAGCATAGCGGTCTCCTTGCCGAAAGAGGGTTCGAGCATCTGAGCGGCCAGGGCCCCGGCCAGAACCGAAGCGGCTGCATTGGCCAGGTTGTTCCCCACCAGGATGGTTCCCAGAAGCCGGTCGGTCTTTTTCAAAAGCTGCTCGACCAAGATGGCACGCTTGTCCCCCTCTTGTACAAGATGTCTCAGGCGGGTTTTTCGGAAGGAAGTCAGGGCCGTCTCCGAACCCGAGAAAAAGGCGGAAAGGGCAAGGAGGATCAGGATCAAGCATAGAAAAAGCCGACTTTCATTCAAAATGAAACGCCTCCTGTTCCCGCTTTATCTTTTCAAAGGCCATTGATACGTGAAGATCAGAGCAACCAGGTCCCGTTCGATCCGCGGGCCGGCCACAGCGCCCTGGAGGTCTCTTTTCTGTATGGTATGATTCCATGAAAGAGATCCTGAGAGGTCACGGGTAATGGAATAGCTGGTCCCGACGCC harbors:
- a CDS encoding TIGR04442 family protein — protein: MIQDIRLHGAISDQIEYFTTIAGHDISHRYFFEEGKDPKSGPFTRFFSLGNELILTRDGILHKGNGGSFCEYMFGGEQPIEDLMRKEVLNRLIMCGAVASDEGKGIEFISRSHWFDDYGKIFFEGNTLANYFFFVYFEEIKEFRRQQEYILRSIGKRLKRSTYVGRGDDLGLVSEILTEMNRPRYLFFLIRIVNKHHEAFYNLYKEIYYKNKSISEKDADRIHALASHYRINQYDQERMKIDVIYKHPENKRIIDECKDVLIEGEARQEISHSQQARLIRLRTLCVRNNIPIVLPNILDDQLLKNKKLMEVDEPEYIQETREILEGLFIKEDNLDKLITKDDMVKLLWAKNKATVFQDPTFDGILMDTVRICDELSEKQGNDWPLENFGYIVTHFDRYDATYMIINQLAFNEEIELTPDKLRSLLGHKKVFDETYPNLFYELFILTVLQNKYLSHYGRKKILALSAGIQGIENGDKTLADVVETISEIQDQQKLYFTIYDRIKERVLDVYTKIHGRQQREAIRRQLFTEISVYLDINKNLLDHLLNQAILNLNKEIYYKEKLLPQIIAEQNNMLRQDFFENSGLDRFTLEELEREYYEQNKMDEKALVALQNGSN